TAAGGTACTTCATCTTTGCGCCCTTCTTGACGTAAACTTCAACGGTTCCAACATGTAAGTTCACAACATCGTATTTAGGTGCCGTACAGCCTTCGATGTACGTTACCTCACTACCTTCATCCGCTATTATTATCGTATGTTCAAACTGCCCACCACCAGGATTACCAAAAAGAAAGTAAGATTGGAGTGGTAGTGGTACTTTAACACCTTTAGGTACATAGAGGAACGTACCGCCGCTCCAAAGTGCACCGTGAAGTGCCGCGTACTTGTTGTCAGTTGGCGGAACGAGCTTCATGAAATATTCCTTAACGAGGTCAGGATATTCCCTAACAGCGGTTTCAATGTCTGTAAATATAACTCCAATCTTCTTCAGTTCTTCCTTGATGTTTTTGTATATCATCTCGGAGTCGAATTGAGCACCAACGCCTGCTAAATATTTCCTTTCCGCTTCTGGTATTCCGAGTTTATCAAACGCTTGTTTAATTTCTTCAGGGACTTCCTCCCAAGTGGTAGTCTTTTTAGCATTTGGTTTGACATACGGAACTATTTTTGACAAATCGAGCTCATCCCTGGTAACGCCCCAGTCTGGTTCGTGCCATTTTTCGAATATTTCGAACGATTTAATTCTGTGCTCTGTCATCCATGCTGGTTCATTTTTAGCCTCGGAGATTTCGTATATGAGCTTTCTATTCAAGCCAGCTGGCAGCTTTATCGCCGGCTGGACATTTACCTTTATCTGGAAATCTTCTTTTTTCTTTAGTTCATACAAAAGTTCATGGAGGTCACTCATCTTTATCCCTCCTCATTTAGATGAATTGGCATCTGCAGTGCCGTTTACTATCGCGTATCCTGTTTTTTCTACCTCGTAAGCTAAGGACTTATCACCTGTTAAAGCAACCTTTCCATCGACGTACACATGCACTTTGTCAACATCTATGTAGTTGAGGATCCTCGCATAGTGTGTGATTATCAGCAGAGATGTTCCTTCGGCTCTGAGCTTGTTGATCTGTTCTGCGACAATTCTCAGAGCATCAACATCAAGCCCTGAGTCTATCTCGTCTAAAATTAAGAGCTTGGGCTTCAAAAACCTTGCTTGAAGAATCTCACCCTTCTTTCTCTCTCCACCAGAAAAGCCAAGGTTAACAAACCTTTCTAAAAACTCCGTTGGGAGTCCAACTTCATTTAAAAGCCCCTTCATCTCTTTATCAAGTTGGAAGAACGTTTTATCTTCCCCGTGCAGTTTGCGGTAAGCAATCAAAAGCAGTTGGTCAAGTTTGACACCCTCAATTTCATATGGATTTTGGAACGTCATCATGATGCCTTTCTGGGCTCTTTCGTCAGTTCTTAAATCCAGTATCGACTCTCCTTCAAACAATATATCTCCAGAAACTACTTCGTACTTTGGATTTCCCATAATCACGTTTGCCAGTGTTGATTTACCAGATCCATTTGGCCCCATTATCGCATGAACTTCTCCTCGTCCTATTTCCAAGTTCACACCTTTAAGTATAATCTTTTCTTCTTCTCTCAACTTAGCCACCAAATCTTTCACTTGTAAGAGCATAATCACACCTCCGAAAATTATCTAATATTATCTACTTAGTTTTTCCTAATTTATTATACCATATGGTATTGAGTTGTAAAGTAGATTTTGTACAAATTTTGAAACAGAAGCTGGAGTGTGGTATAATTAGAAAAGAGTTTTTCTACGCTCTGTTTCGTGATTTCACTAAGCACTAACTTAAATGACCTAATTTGTACTCTTTTGTTGCTATTTCATCAGTCTTATACTTGTGAAGAGGATTTTCTCTTCTTTTTCAAAAGCTATTTCGATGGGCTTACGGGAATTTATAGTTTATCAGAGTTGATAGGAAGAAAAATTCAGAAGGGTTGTGAGAAATTGGTTAGAGAACAATTTTTATGGAACAAGGATGCAGAAAGGAAATTTTTCGAAAACTATATCACACAAATTGAGCATCAGATTAAAAAATATAAAAACCAAAAAGATACCAACTTAGAAAAATTAAGAGAAAAACTTCTGAAAAAGATATTTTACAAAGATGAAGAACAAAACACATACTATGCATTTTGGCCTAAAACTGGAAATGTTCAAAAAGGAAATACCGTCGTTCAAGGGAGAAACAGTTTAATAGGAAACTACACTGAGGAATGGACCAAAAATCTTTTAGAAATGGTTTTAGGAGATATCGCAAAGGAAAGTAATTATAAGGAACCTTTCCGTGTTGTTCGCAATGTTGTGTGTGAAGATTTGGGACTTAGTAAAGACTCGCCAGCGGATATTGTCCTGACTATATCGACAGAAGCAAAAAATACGGATCGAAAAACCAAAACAAAGGCTGTAGAACTAAAACCTGAAGAAATTTTGGTCATATTCGAAGTTAAAATGTCAATAGTTTGGAATTGGAAGTATTCACCTAACGGTGTATTGGATTGTATAGGAGATTTTACAAAGCATCAAGGAAATCCTGGTCTTCTAAGATCGGATACGGTGTTAAAAGCTGTAGGGAAATGTATTATGATGAGGGTGAATAATCCGGGGAAACGTAGTGTACCAATAGTTGTGCTTGGAAACACCCCGATCACGAGGAACTATGAAAGAACAGTTGATAACCTTAAAAACCTTGGTTTTATTCAGGGATTTTATTCGCTAAATCCTAAACCTTTTGATGCGGGAAACGAAAAGTTATCAGACCATTATCTTATGGAAAGCTCAGATGAAGGTTTTATCACAGTACAAAACTACGCAGTATTGAAGGATCTGATTACGAAATTAATCAACACTTCCCTAAAGGACGAAAAGATTTTCTTCTCTAGTTGGAAGAGTACGGATGAACTTGGAAAAATAATAAAAGACTCGTGTGGTAAAATATTAAAGGATAGATATACGAAAGAGGACTATAGAAAAATTGCTGAGCTGTTTTTAATGTACGTAAAGGATGGTGTAATTTGACATGGCCAGTAGAAAAATTGGCACAGTTACAAGTGCGTTTGGTGCACCAAGTAGGATTAACCATGACTCCTCGCCTTTCTATAGCAGAAATCTTTATTCAAATCTTCCTAAGGAGCAAAATCTAAGTTACGTAGAGACACCTTTACCGGACGAAGTAATTAATAAAATAATTCTGAAAAGTAGCGAAAATATGGAAGAACTTCCAGATAACAGTATTCACCTGATGGTCACTTCTCCTCCTTACAATGTTGGTAAGGAATACGACGAAGATTTAACTCTCAATGA
The DNA window shown above is from Fervidobacterium changbaicum and carries:
- the sufC gene encoding Fe-S cluster assembly ATPase SufC — its product is MLLQVKDLVAKLREEEKIILKGVNLEIGRGEVHAIMGPNGSGKSTLANVIMGNPKYEVVSGDILFEGESILDLRTDERAQKGIMMTFQNPYEIEGVKLDQLLLIAYRKLHGEDKTFFQLDKEMKGLLNEVGLPTEFLERFVNLGFSGGERKKGEILQARFLKPKLLILDEIDSGLDVDALRIVAEQINKLRAEGTSLLIITHYARILNYIDVDKVHVYVDGKVALTGDKSLAYEVEKTGYAIVNGTADANSSK
- the sufB gene encoding Fe-S cluster assembly protein SufB, with the protein product MSDLHELLYELKKKEDFQIKVNVQPAIKLPAGLNRKLIYEISEAKNEPAWMTEHRIKSFEIFEKWHEPDWGVTRDELDLSKIVPYVKPNAKKTTTWEEVPEEIKQAFDKLGIPEAERKYLAGVGAQFDSEMIYKNIKEELKKIGVIFTDIETAVREYPDLVKEYFMKLVPPTDNKYAALHGALWSGGTFLYVPKGVKVPLPLQSYFLFGNPGGGQFEHTIIIADEGSEVTYIEGCTAPKYDVVNLHVGTVEVYVKKGAKMKYLTMQNWSKNMFNLEIKRAIAEEDAVMTWVSGSFGSYKTMVYPATILKGDNSVSENVSISFAGPGQHIDTGSKVIHIGKNTRSTVDARSISIGGGWSFYRGLLKIMESAKGSKASVSCTGLMIDNKSKSDTVPIIEVYNTDSDVGHEAKIGRIKDEQIFYLMSRGLSELEAKGLIVKGFIQPVVQELPFEYAIELNRLVDMEIESSIG